One Parasphingorhabdus cellanae genomic region harbors:
- a CDS encoding bactofilin family protein: MARSSASNGSSFSVIGDGITITGNIDAKVDLHIDGEVIGDIRCLSLVQGPSSKIQGAIIAQNASLSGAVEGSIEAGDLVISSSARIGGDVAYENVTIEQGGHVDGKFKHKSAKSPNLAKTTVDMAKKSPPLELTADDKAA; this comes from the coding sequence GTGGCTAGAAGCAGTGCAAGCAATGGATCAAGCTTCTCTGTCATCGGAGACGGCATTACCATAACCGGCAATATCGACGCGAAAGTCGATCTGCATATTGATGGCGAGGTCATCGGCGACATCAGATGCCTGTCGCTCGTACAGGGCCCATCCAGCAAAATTCAGGGTGCTATTATCGCCCAGAATGCCAGCCTTTCCGGCGCGGTCGAAGGCTCGATCGAAGCGGGCGATCTGGTGATCAGTTCCAGTGCCCGCATTGGCGGCGATGTTGCTTATGAAAATGTCACGATTGAACAAGGCGGCCATGTGGACGGCAAGTTCAAGCATAAGAGCGCCAAATCACCGAATCTGGCAAAGACAACCGTCGATATGGCGAAAAAGTCCCCGCCATTGGAACTGACGGCAGACGATAAGGCAGCTTAG
- a CDS encoding M23 family metallopeptidase, with product MQIKKTREGLLARLDHMFTDREFFMRANGQVRFLTISGKLQKRVAMIVSAIVGLWLIITLAMTVNQLTVTSERMALAEKEAAVNSSQSRVAEYKKSIDGVAQDLIQRQDAIEQITQQFIGEEAGAEAETLTETEKKLSENTKKISAAFPEAAELARLEARQIAFAQRLTRAAMKRTERAEAAIREFGLNPKKFAASSTEAVGGPYIPFFADGERELHPTLERLNNALLRMDQLERTLLTIPSAMPADITMMSSGYGYRRDPFTGGGAMHSGIDFKGPHGQPILSAAGGKITHAGWKSGYGKTVEVTHGNGLMTRYAHLSKIHVTTGQKVKQGVQVGAMGSTGRSTGTHLHFEVRLNGKAVNPRPFLEANTDVLKVQAVARQRTNAPKKRAEKSGSSRG from the coding sequence ATGCAAATTAAAAAAACCAGGGAAGGGCTCCTTGCCCGATTGGATCATATGTTCACAGATCGCGAATTTTTCATGCGCGCAAATGGACAGGTTCGATTCCTTACGATTTCAGGGAAGTTGCAAAAGCGCGTCGCGATGATTGTGAGCGCTATTGTCGGCCTTTGGCTGATAATCACGCTGGCGATGACAGTTAATCAGCTGACCGTAACAAGTGAGCGGATGGCGCTGGCGGAAAAAGAAGCCGCAGTAAATAGCAGTCAGAGCCGGGTTGCCGAATATAAAAAATCGATTGACGGCGTCGCACAGGATTTGATTCAGCGTCAAGATGCCATCGAGCAGATCACACAGCAATTTATCGGTGAAGAAGCCGGTGCAGAAGCGGAAACGCTGACCGAGACCGAGAAGAAACTCTCGGAAAACACGAAAAAAATTAGCGCCGCGTTCCCGGAAGCCGCCGAGCTTGCGCGGCTTGAAGCCCGTCAAATTGCTTTTGCCCAAAGGCTCACACGGGCAGCGATGAAGCGCACGGAACGGGCCGAAGCCGCCATTCGCGAGTTCGGGCTTAATCCTAAAAAGTTCGCCGCATCTTCCACAGAAGCCGTCGGCGGTCCCTATATTCCTTTTTTTGCTGATGGTGAGAGAGAATTACACCCTACGCTGGAGCGTTTGAATAACGCCTTGTTGCGGATGGACCAACTGGAGCGGACATTGCTCACCATACCCTCCGCGATGCCAGCAGACATCACGATGATGTCGAGCGGCTATGGCTATCGCCGCGATCCTTTTACCGGCGGCGGCGCAATGCACAGCGGAATCGATTTCAAAGGACCGCATGGCCAACCGATATTGTCGGCAGCAGGCGGTAAGATTACCCATGCAGGCTGGAAGTCGGGTTATGGAAAGACGGTGGAAGTCACGCATGGCAACGGCCTGATGACGCGCTATGCGCATCTTTCCAAAATTCATGTGACCACTGGTCAAAAAGTGAAACAAGGCGTACAAGTGGGGGCTATGGGAAGCACCGGACGTTCTACTGGCACACATCTACATTTTGAAGTGCGGTTGAATGGCAAAGCGGTAAACCCCCGACCATTTCTGGAGGCAAATACAGATGTTCTCAAAGTCCAAGCCGTCGCAAGACAGCGAACAAACGCACCAAAGAAGCGTGCCGAAAAGTCAGGCTCCAGCCGTGGCTAG
- a CDS encoding PH domain-containing protein gives MNETPVISAEPEVPETDDGESFRRLHPLSIILKSVAAIGQNLIAMGVLYFSVFDRNLAYTGLAAIALLAFIIGITALIWSRFSYHIGPKEIRIKSGLLSRNNRSIPFDRIQDVSLEQKLVSRVLGLATVKLETGASAGEDGKLDALALADAEALRDTVRDYKSGVSAMATDITGETASTEDADERPPLFAMDNRRIFIAGLFNFSFILLAILGAIAQNLDFLLPDDFFNPWYWAEQLSEQDMVNGLSFSAQIAGAVGALVSLIAVGMGSGIIRTFIREYGFRLDRVDRGQPGFRRRRGLFTLTDMVMPIHRVQAAILKTGPIRQRFGWYHLKFQSLASDGSGESDHSAAPCAQMEEVDPILNETGITNVPRDLEFHRVDPALWWRDAIIITIVLGAVAVGNGTFVHTGFYALILLAIPIISVMILNWRHHQYALTANQLFVRAGWWRRKLTIVPIRKIQTVDVGQSPLDHPLDLATITVGIAGGSSMAPLKINDIPITTAMALRKKLI, from the coding sequence ATGAATGAAACCCCCGTGATTTCAGCAGAACCAGAAGTGCCAGAAACAGATGATGGCGAGTCATTCCGCCGACTGCACCCGCTCAGCATCATCCTGAAGTCCGTTGCGGCGATCGGCCAGAATCTGATCGCGATGGGCGTGCTCTATTTCAGCGTTTTCGACCGGAATCTAGCCTATACCGGTTTAGCAGCCATAGCCCTTTTGGCTTTCATTATCGGCATCACGGCATTGATTTGGTCGCGTTTCTCCTATCATATTGGGCCCAAGGAAATTCGCATCAAAAGCGGTTTGCTCAGCCGCAACAATCGCTCCATCCCGTTTGACCGGATTCAGGATGTCAGTCTGGAGCAAAAACTGGTCAGCCGGGTCTTGGGCCTCGCCACGGTAAAACTGGAAACCGGGGCATCGGCGGGCGAAGATGGCAAGCTCGATGCGCTGGCATTGGCGGATGCAGAAGCGCTACGGGACACGGTGCGCGACTATAAATCGGGCGTCTCCGCAATGGCGACAGATATAACCGGCGAAACGGCATCGACCGAAGATGCGGACGAACGGCCACCGCTTTTTGCCATGGACAACCGGCGCATATTCATTGCCGGCCTGTTCAATTTCTCCTTCATCCTGCTCGCCATTCTCGGTGCTATCGCCCAAAATCTTGACTTCCTGTTGCCCGATGACTTTTTCAACCCGTGGTATTGGGCGGAACAACTGTCGGAGCAAGATATGGTCAACGGCCTTAGCTTTTCGGCGCAAATTGCCGGAGCGGTCGGGGCGCTGGTTTCACTTATTGCAGTGGGCATGGGCAGCGGCATCATCCGCACCTTCATCCGTGAATATGGTTTTCGGCTCGACCGCGTCGATAGAGGTCAGCCTGGATTCCGTCGGCGGCGAGGGCTCTTTACATTGACCGACATGGTCATGCCAATCCATCGGGTGCAGGCTGCGATATTGAAAACCGGCCCAATTCGCCAACGCTTTGGTTGGTATCATCTCAAATTCCAATCCCTCGCCAGCGATGGCAGCGGGGAGAGTGACCATAGCGCCGCGCCGTGCGCGCAGATGGAAGAAGTCGATCCCATATTAAACGAAACGGGTATCACCAACGTCCCGCGCGATCTTGAATTCCATAGAGTCGACCCTGCGCTTTGGTGGCGTGATGCTATCATCATCACCATCGTGCTCGGCGCCGTTGCTGTTGGTAACGGCACCTTTGTTCATACCGGTTTTTATGCACTGATATTGCTCGCGATTCCGATTATTTCAGTGATGATATTGAACTGGCGGCATCATCAATATGCCCTGACGGCCAATCAATTATTCGTGCGGGCGGGCTGGTGGCGGCGTAAGCTTACAATAGTGCCGATCCGAAAAATACAAACGGTTGATGTCGGCCAGTCGCCGCTGGATCATCCCCTGGATCTGGCAACCATCACTGTGGGAATCGCAGGCGGATCATCCATGGCTCCGCTCAAGATTAATGATATTCCGATAACCACGGCCATGGCGCTGCGCAAAAAGCTAATTTGA
- a CDS encoding S41 family peptidase produces the protein MKKPFLQATALVLTVALLPATTSAISAVDANTYREMEQFMSVFDRVRTDYVDQVDDADLIKGAINGMLGSLDPHSSFLDARDFENLRTQTDGNYGGLGLSVTMEDGAVKVIAPFKDTPADKAGVKAGDYITHINGSLIYGGSLDEAVEEMRGKPGSPIALTIVRPGRDKPFDVSMNRAIIDLKPVTWEVKDKVGVISINSFSNDTGADVKAAITSIDKSLGKKPLGYVLDMRSNPGGLLDEAVNVSDVFLSRGEIVSQRGRGKSDIERYFAKSGDAANGLPVIVLIDAGSASASEIVAGALQDHHRGLVMGERSFGKGSVQTLLPLSNTSALRLTTARYYTPSGKSVQEGGIEPDIMVPQLSDPDYKTRPRFRESDLRKHLINEVKLEDDVLEEDAKDDPRFTETAEELEKKGIEDFQLHYALQTIGRLGPDGLKVAMNKASAKKSAKPVTAKN, from the coding sequence ATGAAAAAGCCGTTCTTGCAAGCCACTGCTCTGGTGTTGACTGTGGCGTTGTTACCCGCGACCACCTCCGCCATTTCTGCTGTTGATGCGAACACCTATCGCGAGATGGAACAGTTTATGAGCGTGTTTGATCGGGTGCGGACGGATTATGTCGATCAGGTGGATGACGCCGACCTCATCAAGGGTGCGATTAATGGCATGCTAGGTAGCCTCGATCCGCACAGCAGCTTTCTGGATGCTCGCGACTTTGAAAATCTGCGGACCCAAACGGACGGCAATTATGGTGGCCTCGGCCTGTCGGTGACGATGGAAGATGGCGCTGTCAAAGTGATTGCACCGTTTAAGGACACGCCAGCAGACAAAGCCGGTGTAAAGGCTGGTGATTATATTACCCATATTAACGGATCGCTGATTTATGGCGGATCGCTGGATGAGGCGGTAGAGGAAATGCGCGGCAAGCCGGGCTCCCCTATTGCGCTGACGATCGTTCGTCCAGGTCGTGACAAGCCTTTCGATGTATCGATGAACCGAGCCATTATTGATCTGAAGCCTGTCACTTGGGAAGTGAAAGACAAGGTCGGCGTGATCAGCATTAACAGTTTTTCAAATGACACCGGGGCCGATGTGAAGGCGGCAATCACCAGTATCGACAAATCGCTTGGCAAGAAACCGCTGGGCTATGTTCTGGATATGCGCTCCAATCCCGGCGGTCTGCTCGACGAAGCGGTCAATGTTTCTGATGTCTTCCTGTCGCGCGGTGAAATTGTCTCGCAGCGCGGCCGCGGCAAGTCCGATATTGAGCGTTATTTTGCGAAATCTGGCGATGCTGCCAATGGCCTGCCGGTCATTGTTCTGATTGATGCCGGTTCTGCCTCGGCCTCGGAGATTGTTGCTGGCGCGCTGCAGGATCATCATCGCGGTCTCGTTATGGGCGAGCGCAGCTTTGGTAAAGGATCGGTGCAGACCTTGCTGCCGCTGTCCAATACCTCGGCGTTGCGCTTGACCACGGCACGCTATTATACACCGTCTGGAAAATCGGTGCAGGAAGGTGGCATTGAGCCGGATATCATGGTTCCGCAGCTGTCCGACCCCGACTACAAAACCCGCCCGCGCTTCCGCGAATCCGACTTGCGCAAGCATCTGATCAACGAAGTAAAACTTGAAGATGATGTGCTGGAGGAAGATGCCAAGGATGATCCGCGTTTCACCGAAACAGCCGAAGAGCTTGAGAAAAAAGGCATTGAGGATTTTCAATTGCACTATGCTTTGCAGACCATCGGGCGTTTGGGACCGGATGGGCTGAAAGTGGCGATGAACAAGGCATCAGCCAAAAAGTCTGCAAAACCGGTCACCGCTAAAAACTAG
- a CDS encoding demethoxyubiquinone hydroxylase family protein, translating into MAEEALGKTKADIASMIRVNQAGEYGAAQIYKGQLAVMGDDAPDSSAIHHMAEQEQRHLDTFDRMIVERNVRPTVLQPFWKAAGYALGAGTAIMGPRAAMACTAAVETEIDLHYKEQLEQLESENDPELLSKIAEFREEELEHKQTAIESGAEDTPGYPVLSAAIRLGCKVAIGLSKRI; encoded by the coding sequence ATGGCTGAAGAAGCACTGGGAAAAACGAAAGCAGATATCGCATCAATGATCCGTGTCAATCAGGCCGGTGAATATGGCGCAGCGCAAATCTACAAGGGCCAGCTCGCCGTTATGGGTGATGATGCCCCTGATAGCAGCGCAATCCATCACATGGCGGAACAGGAACAGCGGCATCTGGATACTTTCGACCGGATGATTGTCGAACGCAATGTTCGACCGACGGTGTTGCAACCTTTCTGGAAAGCCGCTGGTTACGCGCTTGGAGCCGGAACCGCGATCATGGGGCCGCGCGCTGCAATGGCCTGTACCGCCGCCGTGGAGACCGAAATTGACCTGCATTATAAGGAACAGCTGGAGCAGCTGGAATCGGAAAATGATCCGGAGCTGCTCAGTAAGATTGCGGAGTTTCGCGAGGAGGAACTGGAGCATAAGCAAACCGCGATTGAATCAGGCGCGGAAGATACGCCGGGCTATCCTGTATTGAGTGCGGCCATCCGGCTGGGGTGCAAAGTGGCAATAGGGCTTTCAAAACGTATCTGA
- a CDS encoding PH domain-containing protein, with protein MNDITIDPLTEMEQDNARAYNQGLTPLHPPQKSLIRLNTGIFAAILIIASVAVEFGIRNELPLVAGSIIGPVAAFALFLFVMLPNRIYRRWGYDIGPDGQGKQLRVLRGFMWRIDTIVPFNRIQHIDVAQGPFQRMFGLSTLIVHTAGTHNSIVTLPGLSTPDAEAMRDTIKGHIRQDMI; from the coding sequence ATGAACGATATTACCATCGACCCGCTTACAGAAATGGAGCAAGACAACGCGCGGGCCTACAATCAAGGCCTGACCCCGCTCCATCCGCCGCAGAAATCACTTATCCGTCTGAATACCGGAATCTTTGCCGCTATTTTGATCATTGCGTCGGTCGCTGTCGAATTTGGGATCCGCAATGAGCTTCCATTGGTTGCTGGATCGATCATCGGGCCTGTCGCTGCCTTCGCGCTTTTCCTTTTCGTCATGCTGCCAAACCGCATCTATCGCCGTTGGGGCTATGATATTGGCCCAGATGGACAAGGTAAGCAACTGCGCGTATTGCGCGGGTTTATGTGGCGGATCGACACGATCGTGCCGTTTAATCGCATCCAGCATATCGATGTTGCGCAAGGTCCGTTTCAGCGCATGTTCGGATTATCGACCCTGATCGTCCACACCGCTGGGACGCATAACAGCATCGTTACTCTACCAGGCCTCAGCACCCCGGATGCCGAAGCGATGCGCGACACGATCAAGGGTCATATCCGTCAAGACATGATATGA
- a CDS encoding disulfide bond formation protein B, translated as MALSRAALWLSLIIPSALLGGALISEYVFGLYPCEMCMWQRWPHLAAIIFALGAIAVRGRKLSKFIVADAALAILISGLIGGFHAGVEYGWWEGITSCATNVPAGGDMLDSIMNAPLVRCDVAPWSLFGISLAGYNFLLSVGGAILILVLLAKGRKDHA; from the coding sequence ATGGCCCTTTCCCGTGCAGCCCTGTGGCTGTCCCTGATCATACCCTCTGCCTTGCTCGGCGGGGCATTGATCAGCGAATATGTTTTTGGTCTCTATCCGTGTGAAATGTGCATGTGGCAGCGGTGGCCGCATCTGGCCGCGATCATCTTCGCGCTGGGTGCGATAGCTGTGCGCGGCCGTAAATTATCGAAGTTTATTGTCGCGGATGCGGCACTGGCAATATTGATCAGCGGGCTGATCGGTGGCTTTCACGCCGGGGTTGAATATGGCTGGTGGGAAGGGATTACGTCCTGCGCGACCAACGTGCCTGCTGGTGGTGATATGCTCGATTCGATCATGAACGCGCCATTGGTGCGTTGTGATGTAGCGCCTTGGTCGCTCTTCGGTATTTCGCTGGCTGGCTATAATTTTCTCTTGTCTGTGGGCGGCGCAATCCTCATCTTGGTACTGTTGGCAAAGGGCCGAAAAGATCACGCCTGA
- a CDS encoding aspartate kinase — protein sequence MARIVMKFGGTSMAGIERIRRVAQIVKQQADAGHEVAVVVSAMAGDTDRLVNFCREASSLYDAAEYDVVVASGEQVTSGLLAIALQSLGAKARSWLGWQMPIRTIEAHSKARIEAIDADALTASMKSGEIAIIPGFQGISQDGRITTLGRGGSDTSAVAIAAAVKADRCDIYTDVDGVYTTDPRIVTKARKLKTVTFEEMLELASVGAKVLQTRSVGLAMKENVRIQVLSSFTEDGAPSADDLPGTMIVSESEMEKEDMERQLITGIAHDKNESKITLTRVPDKPGAVANIFEPLAKAAINVDMIIQNVGREKGETDVTFTAPTSDLDRTMQVLEKAQESIGYNRLISDTNVAKISVVGVGMKSHAGVASTMFKSLADRGVNIQAITTSEIKVSVLIEEDYTELALRVLHTAYGLDAEDAA from the coding sequence ATGGCACGGATAGTGATGAAATTTGGCGGGACGTCGATGGCGGGCATTGAGCGTATCCGCCGGGTCGCGCAGATCGTCAAGCAACAGGCAGATGCCGGACATGAGGTCGCGGTTGTCGTCTCCGCCATGGCGGGCGATACCGACCGGCTGGTCAATTTCTGCCGCGAAGCCAGCTCGCTTTATGATGCCGCTGAATATGACGTGGTGGTAGCAAGCGGCGAACAGGTGACATCCGGCCTGCTCGCGATCGCGTTGCAATCGCTGGGCGCCAAGGCGCGCAGCTGGCTCGGCTGGCAAATGCCGATCCGCACTATCGAGGCCCACAGCAAGGCTCGGATCGAAGCGATTGATGCCGATGCTCTCACCGCCTCCATGAAAAGCGGCGAAATTGCCATTATTCCAGGCTTTCAAGGCATTAGTCAGGATGGCCGGATTACCACATTGGGCCGCGGCGGTTCCGATACCAGCGCAGTGGCTATCGCCGCAGCCGTCAAAGCCGATCGCTGTGATATCTATACCGATGTCGACGGTGTCTATACCACCGACCCGCGCATCGTGACAAAAGCGCGCAAACTGAAAACCGTGACCTTTGAAGAGATGCTGGAGCTGGCCAGCGTCGGCGCGAAAGTGCTGCAAACACGGTCGGTCGGTCTGGCGATGAAAGAAAATGTACGTATTCAAGTGCTGTCATCCTTTACCGAGGATGGCGCGCCCAGCGCTGATGATCTGCCCGGAACGATGATCGTCAGCGAAAGCGAAATGGAGAAGGAAGATATGGAGCGTCAACTCATCACAGGCATCGCCCATGACAAGAATGAATCCAAAATCACTCTGACCCGCGTGCCCGATAAGCCGGGCGCTGTGGCCAATATCTTCGAGCCGCTGGCCAAGGCCGCGATCAATGTCGATATGATCATTCAGAATGTTGGCCGCGAAAAAGGCGAGACGGACGTGACCTTTACCGCCCCGACCAGCGACCTTGACCGTACCATGCAGGTGCTGGAAAAAGCGCAGGAAAGCATTGGCTATAACCGGCTGATTTCCGACACGAACGTCGCGAAAATATCGGTCGTCGGCGTCGGTATGAAAAGCCACGCCGGTGTGGCCTCCACGATGTTTAAATCGCTGGCCGATCGCGGCGTTAATATTCAGGCAATTACGACGTCGGAAATCAAGGTCAGCGTGCTGATCGAGGAAGACTATACCGAATTGGCGCTCAGGGTGCTTCACACCGCCTATGGCCTGGATGCAGAGGATGCAGCTTAA
- the ubiG gene encoding bifunctional 2-polyprenyl-6-hydroxyphenol methylase/3-demethylubiquinol 3-O-methyltransferase UbiG, which produces MTNASTSNMAVSGETKSTINPDEAAHFGALAADWWDPKGSSAMLHRLNPVRLGYIREAINRHFGVDAAHLRPLTGKRALDVGCGAGLVCEPLARMGAKVTGLDAAPENIAAAAAHAEPQRLDIDYRNVGIEAFGESGFDLVTSLEVIEHVDDPDGFVTGLAHALADDGLMVLSTPNRTTMSKLMLVDLAEMTGRIPKGTHHHDQFFTPGELEALLGEAGLKVIDTTGLSYSPSHGFSLSDNLALNYLMTVVKQQ; this is translated from the coding sequence ATGACAAACGCAAGCACCAGCAACATGGCCGTTTCAGGCGAAACCAAAAGCACGATAAACCCCGACGAAGCGGCGCATTTTGGCGCTTTGGCGGCCGATTGGTGGGACCCGAAAGGATCCTCGGCCATGCTTCATCGGCTCAATCCGGTGCGGCTGGGCTATATCCGGGAAGCCATCAATCGGCATTTTGGCGTCGATGCGGCTCATTTGCGGCCACTGACCGGCAAACGCGCGCTGGATGTTGGGTGTGGGGCCGGACTGGTCTGCGAGCCATTGGCACGCATGGGCGCGAAAGTGACCGGACTGGATGCAGCACCGGAAAATATTGCCGCAGCGGCGGCGCATGCAGAGCCCCAGCGGTTGGATATCGACTATCGGAACGTAGGGATTGAGGCGTTTGGAGAAAGCGGTTTTGATTTGGTGACATCGCTCGAAGTGATTGAGCATGTCGATGATCCTGACGGGTTCGTGACAGGATTGGCCCATGCGCTGGCGGATGACGGGTTGATGGTCTTATCGACCCCCAATCGCACCACCATGTCGAAACTGATGCTCGTTGATCTGGCGGAGATGACCGGGCGTATTCCCAAGGGGACACATCATCACGACCAGTTTTTCACCCCCGGCGAGCTGGAAGCGCTTTTGGGCGAGGCGGGTTTGAAAGTGATTGATACCACCGGCCTATCCTATAGTCCATCTCACGGTTTTTCCTTGTCCGACAATCTCGCGCTCAACTATCTGATGACAGTGGTGAAGCAGCAATAA
- a CDS encoding DUF885 domain-containing protein — MRRGHFAILVSLSTLAISAPLHAQNSESQKSSELHQIIDDFWAYNLEQYPEFASSLGIDDPDGQVSDYSLEAEDKRVEKAKMWLTQLDKIEQNSLSEDDKTNYGILRRSLAEQVEASSYGQRTINFTNRSGWHQSFASMQNNLPFRNAEDYQTYINRLKKYGMVHRQSIAVANQALEGGYVQPCVSMVGYETSISGLIKEDPKESRFFEPFKRTKPEGMDQTAFDNLAATAAEAISTNINPALKEHLDWYTGQYAPNCAKEPGVSAQPGGDKYYDFRIRQMTTTEKSADEIHNIGLSEVARIRAEMVEVAKKAGFETREAFIEDLRTNPKYYAKTPEELMEKVARVTKLIDGKMPSIIGKLARLPYGIKEIPAETAEGTTTAYYNPGSPDVGIAGFYYVNTSKLDQRPFWEIPALSVHEAVPGHHMQIALQQELDMPDFRKHGAFFTAFVEGWGLYSERLGIEMGLYDTPAKDMGRLSYEMWRATRLVVDTGIHSKGWSKQRAIDFMTDNTALSPANIEAEVNRYISWPGQALAYKMGELKIRELRTKATEELGAKFDLREFHDVVLGQGAVPLDILEAQVNRWIKGKK; from the coding sequence ATGCGCCGGGGACATTTCGCGATATTGGTTTCACTATCGACGCTGGCGATCAGCGCGCCGCTTCATGCTCAGAACAGCGAGTCTCAAAAGTCATCAGAACTGCATCAGATTATTGATGATTTTTGGGCCTATAATCTCGAGCAATATCCCGAATTTGCCTCATCGTTAGGCATTGATGATCCGGATGGCCAAGTTAGCGATTACAGTCTTGAGGCCGAGGATAAGCGAGTCGAAAAAGCCAAGATGTGGCTGACCCAGCTCGACAAAATCGAACAGAACAGCCTCTCAGAAGATGATAAAACCAACTACGGCATTCTCCGCCGCAGCCTTGCGGAACAGGTTGAGGCCAGTAGCTATGGCCAGCGCACGATCAACTTCACCAACCGCAGCGGTTGGCACCAAAGTTTTGCGAGCATGCAAAATAACCTGCCGTTCCGCAACGCCGAGGATTATCAAACTTACATCAATCGGCTGAAAAAATACGGGATGGTTCACCGGCAATCGATTGCCGTTGCCAATCAGGCGCTAGAAGGCGGCTATGTCCAGCCTTGCGTTTCGATGGTCGGCTATGAGACCAGCATTTCCGGACTGATCAAGGAAGACCCAAAGGAATCACGCTTCTTCGAACCGTTTAAACGCACTAAGCCGGAAGGCATGGATCAGACGGCTTTCGATAATCTCGCCGCCACCGCCGCGGAAGCGATTAGTACGAACATCAATCCAGCGCTGAAAGAGCATCTTGATTGGTATACCGGGCAATATGCGCCCAATTGCGCTAAAGAGCCGGGCGTCTCGGCGCAGCCGGGCGGCGACAAATATTATGATTTTCGCATTCGTCAGATGACGACCACCGAAAAGTCAGCAGACGAGATTCACAATATCGGCTTGTCTGAAGTCGCCCGCATCCGCGCTGAGATGGTTGAGGTCGCGAAAAAAGCCGGATTTGAAACCCGTGAAGCGTTCATTGAGGATCTCCGCACCAACCCGAAATATTATGCCAAGACGCCCGAAGAGCTGATGGAAAAAGTCGCGCGGGTGACCAAGCTGATTGATGGTAAAATGCCCTCAATCATCGGCAAGCTGGCGCGATTGCCTTATGGGATCAAGGAAATCCCGGCGGAAACGGCAGAAGGCACGACCACCGCTTATTATAATCCGGGATCGCCCGATGTCGGCATTGCCGGCTTCTACTATGTCAACACGTCCAAGCTGGACCAGCGGCCCTTCTGGGAAATCCCTGCTCTGAGCGTCCATGAAGCGGTGCCCGGCCACCATATGCAGATCGCCTTGCAGCAGGAACTCGACATGCCCGATTTCCGCAAGCACGGCGCGTTTTTCACTGCCTTTGTCGAAGGCTGGGGCCTCTATTCAGAACGGCTTGGCATTGAAATGGGCCTCTATGACACGCCAGCCAAAGATATGGGCCGACTATCCTATGAAATGTGGCGCGCCACCCGGCTGGTGGTCGACACCGGTATCCACAGCAAAGGTTGGAGCAAGCAGCGCGCGATTGATTTCATGACTGACAATACCGCCCTCAGCCCCGCCAATATCGAGGCTGAGGTGAACCGCTATATCAGCTGGCCCGGTCAAGCGCTGGCCTATAAAATGGGCGAGCTGAAGATCCGTGAACTACGCACCAAGGCGACGGAAGAGCTGGGCGCAAAATTTGATCTGCGCGAATTTCACGACGTGGTGCTGGGCCAGGGCGCGGTGCCACTAGACATTTTGGAAGCGCAAGTGAACCGCTGGATTAAAGGGAAGAAATAA